A window from Clupea harengus chromosome 14, Ch_v2.0.2, whole genome shotgun sequence encodes these proteins:
- the LOC105895703 gene encoding ankyrin repeat domain-containing protein 66, whose product MTELHQAAASGDADLVEEILRQNKYDPNQRDVDWNNKTPLHWAAARGQAEIVRVLIEHGARPCLCTGSGWTAAHFAAEAGRLQVLRMLHAFHAPLDKEDCCGDKPVQIAEVYGHIDCVQFLKRAETEHQEYRRSALLSGLSLDDRDEEWEEQKRDTTHQRTAQNVKAHAPEIKSTCKTWACSKKNE is encoded by the exons ATGACAGAACTCCATCAGGCTGCAGCGTCAGGGGATGCTGATCTAGTAGAGGAGATTTTGAGGCAGAACAAATATGATCCCAATCAGAGGGATGTTGATTGGAACAACAAGACTCCCCTACACTGGGCTGCAGCTCGCG GTCAGGCAGAGATAGTGCGGGTTCTGATCGAGCATGGGGCTCGGCCATGCCTTTGTACAGGGAGTGGGTGGACTGCGGCTCACTTTGCAGCGGAGGCAGGGCGCCTGCAAGTGCTGCGGATGCTCCATGCCTTCCATGCACCTCTGGACAAGGAGGATTGTTGTGGGGACAAGCCTGTCCAGATTGCTGAGGTTTATGGCCACATAGACTGCGTGCAGTTCCTTAAAAG GGCAGAGACAGAGCATCAGGAGTATCGCCGTTCTGCTTTGCTGTCAGGCTTGTCTCTGGATGACAGGGATGAAGAATGGGAGGAGCAAAAGCGGGACACAACGCACCAAAGGACGGCACAGAATGTGAAGGCGCACGCACCAGAAATTAAATCAACATGTAAAACTTGG GCATGCAGTAAGAAGAATGAATAA
- the LOC122133475 gene encoding adhesion G-protein coupled receptor F3-like, whose amino-acid sequence MPVGIIVAINVFSMLVVIVRLLKPSVSEGHSQDDKDVIRGILKAVIFLTPIFGVTWIFGFFVLATDHTITPLSEIVNYTFTVCNAFQGLFILLTACLGEKKVRETLVQKFCHHSKVYTTSRGERSNSNSNSKTSTESSIKKK is encoded by the exons ATGCCAGTCGGCATCATTGTTGCAATTAATGTGTTTTCCATGCTGGTGGTCATTGTTAGACTGTTGAAACCATCTGTGTCTGAAGGCCATTCTCAAGATGACAAAGATGTCATCAGAGGCATCCTCAAAGCCGTGATCTTCCTAACTCCTATCTTTGGAGTGACATGGATTTTTGGATTTTTTGTCCTGGCAACTGACCACACTATAACACCCTTGTCTGAGATTGTGAACTACACCTTTACAGTGTGCAATGCGTTTCAG GGGTTATTCATTCTTCTTACTGCATGCCTGGGAGAAAAAAAG GTCCGAGAGACACTTGTTCAGAAGTTCTGTCACCATTCAAAG GTCTACACTACATCTAGAGGCGAGCGCTCCAACTCCAACTCCAACTCCAAGACCTCCACTGAAAGCTCTATTAAAAAGAAATAA
- the LOC116223609 gene encoding adhesion G protein-coupled receptor F5-like, with the protein MELLLLMSLNSLLLFNAYITSAELNYLVLHAEISIEDNAEGHLTELLQTFPNVTHGSESIREIKTTRDCQEVDKTNKCECTKDFKEDEDNDNLCIPEKRVSVKGEIVLKDEPYDNKLTDRASEEFKKLSKKLTQELSKCYSRLKWFRSLNILHFSKGSVIVVFEMTFDTNEGLEKIDEITASLQNTSGETTLVTQGFVTITAPDYTVKFNTSQNLSCQTSQPIGQFTWFLVSSKDENKIEIHGGTEVKFIDKPPNTQIRLEYTSYIWRGKYICEFQQKSVKHQAHAFLDVALLPVIDIYTKPQFPNCKEADEVNVKVTCAITNTTEPYTVTWEDPDFIPEDIKYERGDRLYRIRKTIKCKEENYEVSCNFTNRLNQSQLQKVTIPVIKTNSPVCNKDGDWPQAKAGHTATLQCEGDQRGERTRKCSKDKTWATEINKCVNIDLQDIAGKAENLERGLGKFTEVASKVFEDMKASTQRSINSAANIDTSVSIFGTMSRVSVAKNESLGETVLPDFLISASNIINDSLKDSWNPDLAADYLSNVNNLLDQSYPSEDFEDKKAPNIKLKLYDRSNRGKVYNVSMDFDMDAGSSANVTGFRTLGEYLPLQIDNTTTELEPRATVLRVNAPSAKKVTFKFNNVNRTKNHELHCVVWLPDKKTWSSKDCKWGGAGSDECECKLNSGVRSDRYKGGSFTVLMSKHPVNIPYVDDLTTIGLGVSIVSLILCLLIEFAVWNSVVKG; encoded by the exons ATGGAGCTGTTACTTCTGATGAGCCTGAATTCCCTCCTTCTTTTCAATGCGTAT ATTACCTCAGCAG AATTGAATTATCTAGTGCTGCATGCTGAAATCAGCATTGAGGACAATGCAGAGGGACACTTAACAGAACTACTTCAGACCTTTCCTAATGTCACACATGGAAGTGAAAGTATTAGAGAGATTAAGACCACCAGAG ATTGCCAGGAAGTAGATAAAACTAATAAATGTGAGTGCACAAAAGACTTTAAGGAGGATGAGGACAATGACAACCTGTGTATCCCTGAAAAAAGAG TCTCAGTCAAAGGAGAAATTGTCTTGAAAGATGAACCCTATGACAACAAACTCACAGATCGAGCCTCTGAGGAGTTTAAAAAACTGAGCAAAAAACTGACTCAAGAG TTATCAAAATGTTACAGTAGACTGAAATGGTTTCGATCCCTGAACATTTTGCATTTCAG TAAGGGCTCTGTCATCGTAGTTTTTGAGATGACTTTTGATACCAATGAAGGACTAGAGAAAATTGATGAAATAACCGCCAGCTTGCAGAACACTTCTGGAGAAACTACACTTGTTACTCAGG GTTTTGTCACAATAACAGCACCAGACTATACAGTGAAATTTAATACATCGCAGAATCTTAGCTGTCAAACAAGTCAACCCATAGGGCAATTTACATGGTTCTTGGTCTCCTCGAAAGACGAAAACAAAATTGAAATCCATGGAGGGACAGAGGTGAAATTCATTGATAAGCCACCCAACACTCAAATTCGACTTGAATACACCTCATATATCTGGAGAG GTAAATACATAtgtgaatttcagcagaaatcAGTGAAACACCAAGCTCATGCCTTTTTAGATGTAGCCCTCTTGCCAGTAATAGATATATACACCAAACCTCAGTTTCCCAACTGCAAGGAAGCAGATGAGGTAAATGTAAAGGTGACTTGTGCCATTACAAATACCACTGAACCATATACAGTTACCTGGGAAGATCCTGACTTCATCCCTGAAGATATCA AGTATGAACGTGGTGATCGGTTGTACCGCATACGAAAAACCATAAAATGTAAAGAAGAAAATTACGAGGTTTCATGTAATTTCACAAACAGGCTTAATCAATCTCAGCTTCAGAAAGTCACTATTCCTGTCATCAAAA CGAACTCACCCGTGTGCAACAAGGATGGAGACTGGCCACAGGCCAAGGCTGGTCACACGGCCACACTGCAATGTGAGGGTGAtcaaagaggggagaggacaagGAAATGTTCGAAAGACAAAACCTGGGCAACTGAGATTAATAAGTGTGTAAACATTGACCTGCAGGACATAGCTGGAAAGGCTGAG AACCTTGAGAGAGGCCTCGGGAAGTTCACAGAAGTAGCTTCAAAGGTGTTCGAGGACATGAAGGCATCGACACAAAGAAGCATAAACTCTGCAGCAAACATTGATACGTCAGTGTCCATTTTTGGAACCATGAGCAGGGTATCCGTCGCAAAGAATGAATCTCTGGGTGAAACTGTGTTACCT GATTTTCTGATATCTGCAAGCAACATCATAAATGATTCACTGAAGGACTCCTGGAACCCTGACTTAGCTGCGGATTACCTGAGTAATGTTAATAATTTATTGGATCAATCGTATCCAAGTGAAGATTTTGAAGACAAAAAAGCACCAAACATAAAACTGAAGCTCTATGACAGATCAAACCGCGGAAAGGTCTACAACGTAAGCATGGACTTCGACATGGACGCTGGCTCATCAGCAAATGTCACTGGATTCCGAACACTAGGGGAATACCTGCCACTTCAAATTGATAATACAACTACAGAGCTGGAACCCCGTGCCACAGTTCTACGAGTTAATGCTCCAAGTGCCAAGAAGGTTACATTCAAATTTAACAATGTCAATCGAACCAAGAACCATGAATTGCACTGTGTGGTTTGGTTGCCTGACAAGAAGACATGGTCCAGCAAGGACTGTAAGTGGGGTGGTGCAGGCTCAGACGAGTGTGAATGTaagctcaacagtggtgtcagATCAGACCGTTATAAAGGAGGATCATTCACAGTGCTGATGTCCAAACACCCGGTGAACATCCCCTATGTGGACGACCTGACTACCATAGGCCTGGGCGTGTCCATCGTCTCTCTTATTTTATGCCTCCTGATTGAGTTTGCTGTGTGGAACTCAGTGGTCAA AGGCTGA